The Sphingosinithalassobacter sp. CS137 genome includes a region encoding these proteins:
- the murA gene encoding UDP-N-acetylglucosamine 1-carboxyvinyltransferase, which produces MDRILIRGGNRLSGRIAISGAKNAALTLMPCALLTDEPLTLRNLPRLADVDSFGHLLNQLGVSTMVEGAHPTDFGRVMTMRAARLTSTVAPYDIVRKMRASILVLGPLLGRMGEATVSLPGGCAIGNRPIDLHLKALDSMGAEIEIAAGYVKATAPGGRLKGGRVSFPVVSVGATENAVMAAVTAQGTTVIENAAREPEIVDLCNLLTAMGAAIDGVGTETLTIEGRDRLHGATYQVMPDRIEAGSYACAAAITHGALELVGARANDMRATLAALSEAGITVEERPRSVYIEASNGIAPLTLSTAPYPGFATDMQAQFMAMLTRANGASVLTETIFENRYMHVPELARMGADIQVRGHAAVVRGVDRLVGAPVMATDLRASMSLILAGLAADGETQVNRVYHLDRGYERLEEKLQGVGADIERVGDG; this is translated from the coding sequence ATGGACCGCATCCTGATCCGCGGCGGCAACCGCCTGTCCGGCCGCATCGCAATTTCCGGGGCAAAGAACGCCGCGCTCACGCTGATGCCGTGCGCGCTGCTGACCGACGAACCGCTCACGCTGCGCAACCTGCCACGGCTGGCGGACGTCGACAGCTTCGGACATTTGCTTAACCAGCTCGGCGTCTCGACGATGGTCGAGGGTGCGCATCCCACCGACTTCGGCCGAGTGATGACGATGCGCGCCGCGCGACTCACCTCGACCGTCGCCCCCTATGACATCGTGCGCAAGATGCGCGCCTCGATCCTGGTGCTGGGTCCGCTTCTCGGCCGAATGGGCGAAGCCACCGTATCGCTGCCGGGCGGCTGCGCGATCGGAAATCGCCCGATCGACCTGCATCTGAAGGCGCTCGATTCGATGGGCGCCGAAATCGAGATCGCCGCCGGATATGTGAAGGCCACCGCTCCGGGCGGACGGCTGAAGGGCGGCCGGGTCAGCTTCCCCGTCGTTTCGGTCGGCGCGACCGAGAACGCAGTAATGGCGGCCGTCACGGCGCAGGGAACGACCGTGATCGAGAATGCCGCACGCGAACCCGAGATCGTCGACCTGTGCAACCTGCTGACGGCGATGGGTGCCGCGATTGACGGCGTCGGAACCGAGACGCTGACGATCGAGGGCCGGGACAGGCTGCATGGCGCCACCTACCAAGTGATGCCGGACCGGATCGAGGCCGGCAGCTACGCCTGCGCCGCCGCGATCACTCATGGCGCGCTCGAGCTGGTCGGCGCGCGCGCGAACGACATGCGCGCGACTCTGGCGGCACTTTCGGAAGCGGGAATCACCGTCGAGGAGCGGCCCCGTTCCGTCTATATCGAAGCGTCGAACGGCATCGCGCCGCTGACGCTCTCAACGGCACCCTACCCCGGCTTCGCAACCGACATGCAGGCGCAGTTCATGGCGATGCTGACGCGCGCGAACGGTGCCAGCGTGCTGACCGAGACGATCTTCGAAAATCGCTACATGCACGTTCCCGAGCTCGCGCGAATGGGCGCCGACATTCAGGTGCGCGGCCATGCGGCGGTGGTGCGCGGTGTCGACCGTCTGGTCGGCGCACCGGTGATGGCGACCGATCTGCGCGCATCGATGAGTCTCATTCTCGCCGGGCTCGCCGCCGACGGCGAGACGCAGGTGAACCGCGTCTATCATCTCGATCGCGGATACGAGCGGCTGGAGGAGAAGCTGCAGGGCGTGGGCGCCGATATCGAGCGCGTCGGCGACGGCTGA
- the clpS gene encoding ATP-dependent Clp protease adapter ClpS — protein MAEDGDRDEGNDSSVGVATRTRTRTKKPTPYRVLMLNDDYTPMEFVVLVLQRFFRMSMEDATRVMLHVHQRGVGVCGVFSYEVAETKVAQVIEFARQNQHPLQCTLEKA, from the coding sequence ATGGCCGAGGATGGCGACCGCGACGAGGGAAACGACTCCTCCGTCGGTGTCGCGACGCGGACGCGCACCCGGACGAAGAAGCCGACGCCCTATCGCGTGCTGATGCTGAACGACGACTACACGCCGATGGAGTTCGTCGTTCTCGTGCTCCAGCGCTTCTTCCGCATGAGCATGGAAGACGCGACTCGCGTGATGCTGCATGTCCATCAGCGCGGCGTCGGCGTGTGCGGCGTCTTCAGCTATGAAGTCGCGGAAACCAAGGTGGCGCAGGTGATCGAGTTTGCGCGGCAGAACCAGCACCCGCTCCAGTGCACGCTCGAAAAGGCCTGA
- a CDS encoding two pore domain potassium channel family protein, which produces MDPQTQQQAVTLGTQLGAAGLSVLLMTMVHGLGLLLVMRLFNLAPENLAEREVNSRSMLRLGALGVALFALHLIEIGMFAVFYRVIGALETAEEALYFSASAYATLGRPDEGFPHEWRLMIAVEAVIGFVLISWSAAFIVSAINSLRQEKSE; this is translated from the coding sequence TTGGATCCGCAAACGCAGCAACAGGCGGTCACGCTCGGCACGCAACTCGGCGCCGCGGGGCTCTCGGTGCTGCTGATGACGATGGTGCATGGTTTGGGGCTGTTGCTGGTGATGCGGCTGTTCAACCTCGCGCCCGAGAATCTGGCGGAGCGCGAGGTGAACTCGCGCTCGATGCTGCGGCTCGGCGCGCTCGGCGTCGCGCTGTTCGCGCTGCACCTGATCGAGATCGGGATGTTCGCCGTCTTCTATCGCGTGATCGGCGCGCTCGAGACGGCGGAGGAGGCGCTGTATTTCTCGGCGTCCGCCTATGCCACGCTCGGCCGTCCCGACGAAGGCTTCCCGCACGAGTGGCGCCTGATGATCGCCGTGGAGGCCGTCATCGGCTTCGTGCTCATCTCGTGGTCGGCGGCGTTCATCGTGAGCGCGATCAACAGCCTGCGCCAGGAGAAGTCGGAATAG
- the pgeF gene encoding peptidoglycan editing factor PgeF has protein sequence MSGVDVIRAAALDGVAHGFLGRRGGVSSGVHAGLNVGPGSDDAPEAVAENRRRATEAVSPGAALVTLYQVHSPDAVAVVEPFADRLRPHADALVTNRPGLALGILTADCAPVLFADREAEVVGAAHAGWKGAIGGVTDATLSLMESLGARRERIIAAVGPCIARASYEVDAGFFRRFVEESPENERFFVDGRAGRHQFDLEAYVVHRLAAAGVRTIEALGLDTYADPERFYSYRRATHRGEPDYGRQISIIALSGA, from the coding sequence ATGAGCGGCGTCGATGTGATCCGCGCGGCGGCGCTGGACGGAGTGGCGCACGGATTCCTCGGCCGCCGGGGCGGGGTCTCCAGCGGCGTCCACGCGGGGCTCAACGTCGGCCCCGGCTCGGACGATGCGCCCGAGGCAGTCGCCGAGAACCGCCGCCGCGCGACCGAGGCAGTATCGCCGGGCGCCGCGCTGGTGACGCTCTACCAGGTCCATTCGCCCGATGCGGTCGCCGTGGTCGAGCCGTTCGCGGATCGGCTGCGCCCGCACGCCGATGCGCTCGTGACGAATCGGCCCGGCTTGGCGCTCGGCATCCTCACTGCGGACTGCGCGCCGGTGCTGTTCGCCGATCGTGAGGCCGAGGTGGTCGGCGCCGCCCATGCCGGCTGGAAGGGGGCGATCGGCGGCGTTACCGATGCGACACTGTCGCTCATGGAGTCGCTTGGCGCCCGGCGCGAGCGGATCATTGCGGCGGTGGGGCCATGCATCGCGCGCGCCAGCTATGAAGTAGACGCCGGGTTCTTCCGCCGATTTGTCGAGGAGAGCCCGGAGAACGAACGCTTCTTCGTCGATGGCCGCGCCGGGCGCCATCAGTTCGACCTCGAAGCCTATGTGGTCCACCGGCTTGCCGCGGCGGGTGTTCGCACCATCGAGGCACTGGGGCTCGACACCTATGCTGATCCGGAGCGGTTCTACAGCTATCGCCGGGCCACGCACCGCGGCGAGCCAGACTATGGGCGTCAGATCAGCATCATTGCGCTCTCCGGCGCCTGA
- a CDS encoding Crp/Fnr family transcriptional regulator translates to MGGKNTVSASCFADVLSELIALTSRERQALDALEERQRHVRRGAVLQRENESGGELFVLRKGLMMSYVILDDGSRQILRFLFPGDMLGVSAMIYREAPETLCALSDCVVCPFDRSALSDIFSSHPRLAAMILVYCQIERVALTDRLAALGRTSAKARVAALLLELRNRLRATDKEMTNVFPLGLTQEEVGDATGLTAVHVNRMLRQLEEEGLIARDSGRVTLLDERALARAANYVNRYTGLDLSWLPEPG, encoded by the coding sequence ATGGGGGGAAAGAACACCGTGTCCGCGAGTTGCTTCGCAGATGTTCTCAGCGAGCTGATCGCGCTCACTTCGCGGGAACGCCAGGCGCTTGATGCGCTTGAGGAACGCCAGCGGCACGTGCGCCGCGGCGCCGTGCTGCAGCGCGAGAACGAATCGGGTGGCGAGCTGTTCGTGCTCCGCAAGGGGCTGATGATGAGCTACGTCATCCTGGACGACGGAAGCCGCCAGATTCTGCGCTTCCTGTTTCCAGGCGACATGCTCGGCGTGTCGGCCATGATCTATCGCGAGGCGCCTGAAACGCTGTGCGCGCTTTCGGATTGCGTTGTCTGCCCGTTCGACCGGTCTGCGCTTTCCGACATTTTCAGCAGCCACCCCCGGCTTGCCGCGATGATCCTGGTCTATTGTCAGATCGAGCGCGTCGCTCTGACCGACCGGCTGGCGGCGCTGGGGCGCACGTCGGCTAAGGCCCGCGTCGCGGCGCTGCTGCTCGAATTGCGCAACCGCCTTCGTGCGACCGACAAGGAAATGACGAACGTCTTTCCGCTGGGGCTGACGCAGGAAGAAGTCGGCGACGCCACCGGGCTGACAGCCGTGCACGTCAACCGAATGCTCCGCCAGCTCGAGGAGGAGGGATTGATCGCGCGCGACTCGGGGCGCGTGACCTTGCTCGACGAGCGCGCGCTCGCACGCGCGGCGAATTATGTGAACCGGTACACGGGCCTGGATCTCAGCTGGCTGCCGGAGCCGGGCTGA
- a CDS encoding DUF4126 family protein, translating to MSHVLILALLLGLSGGCRTFTPLATVAVAAWLELLHLGDTPLAWLASPWAAVPLLLLALAELLGDKHPRTPSRRRPGAVIARIASGGLSGGALAAAAALSLPIGVMLGAAGALIGTYGGFFCRGRLAEAFGRDMPAALVEDWFAVALAIAAVALV from the coding sequence ATGTCTCATGTGCTGATCCTCGCGCTGCTGCTTGGCCTGTCGGGAGGCTGCCGAACCTTCACCCCGCTCGCCACGGTTGCAGTCGCAGCCTGGCTCGAGTTGCTGCATCTTGGCGACACGCCGCTGGCCTGGCTGGCCAGCCCTTGGGCGGCGGTTCCGCTGCTGTTGCTGGCCCTGGCCGAACTGCTGGGGGACAAGCATCCGCGCACGCCGAGCCGCCGGCGCCCGGGGGCGGTGATCGCGCGAATCGCGAGCGGGGGCTTGAGCGGCGGCGCGCTCGCCGCTGCCGCTGCGCTGTCGCTCCCGATCGGAGTCATGCTGGGGGCGGCCGGGGCGCTGATCGGCACCTATGGCGGCTTCTTCTGCCGCGGCAGACTGGCCGAAGCGTTCGGCCGCGACATGCCCGCCGCGCTGGTCGAGGACTGGTTCGCCGTGGCGCTTGCGATCGCTGCGGTGGCGCTCGTCTAG
- the phaP gene encoding phasin family protein (Members of this family are phasins (small proteins associated with inclusions such as PHA granules). Note that several different families of phasins have been named PhaP despite very little sequence similarity to each other.) has translation MASKGPKTGRAKAPAVAPKPASRPRKVAPKAKVAASEAEKKAVPVPMAETAVPPKREEPAAAPVAVPQEPKNVEAAVEPAAEAPAKAVATEAVAAALVVEASAKKEAETMDTTVETNVNRAQAMFADMNERTKAAVEKSTKMVEEMNDLAKGNLEAVVESSRITAKGFESLGQEAAEYGRKSFEEATAALKQMATVKSPAELFKLQSDFVRKSFDSYVAEASKNTEAMLKLAGDATQPLSNRFAVAAEKVKTAA, from the coding sequence ATGGCCAGCAAGGGACCGAAGACCGGCCGGGCAAAGGCGCCTGCAGTCGCTCCGAAGCCCGCGTCGCGCCCGCGCAAGGTCGCGCCGAAGGCCAAGGTTGCTGCATCCGAGGCCGAGAAGAAAGCCGTGCCGGTGCCGATGGCGGAGACTGCGGTCCCGCCGAAGCGCGAAGAGCCGGCCGCGGCCCCGGTAGCAGTGCCGCAGGAACCGAAAAACGTCGAAGCGGCCGTCGAACCGGCGGCCGAAGCACCGGCGAAAGCCGTAGCCACAGAAGCCGTCGCCGCCGCACTGGTGGTGGAGGCGTCCGCCAAGAAGGAAGCCGAGACCATGGATACCACCGTTGAGACCAACGTGAACCGCGCGCAGGCGATGTTCGCCGACATGAACGAGCGCACCAAGGCCGCCGTCGAAAAGTCGACGAAGATGGTCGAAGAGATGAACGATCTTGCCAAGGGCAATCTCGAAGCGGTCGTCGAATCGAGCCGCATCACTGCCAAGGGCTTCGAGTCGCTTGGCCAGGAAGCCGCCGAATACGGCCGCAAGTCGTTCGAAGAGGCCACTGCTGCACTGAAGCAGATGGCCACGGTCAAGTCGCCTGCCGAGCTCTTCAAGCTTCAGAGCGATTTCGTCCGCAAATCGTTCGACAGCTATGTCGCCGAAGCCTCGAAAAACACCGAAGCGATGCTGAAGCTGGCCGGCGACGCCACCCAGCCGCTTTCGAACCGCTTCGCGGTCGCCGCCGAGAAGGTGAAGACCGCCGCCTGA
- a CDS encoding GNAT family N-acetyltransferase, which produces MIAYRDAAPADGPALAGMAKRAFTDTFGSLYRASDLAAFLDSTFGDEGLPSHLSDRRYAVRLARDAEAIVGFAKLGPVAFPGVWGADVIELHQLYVLGPWQGEGVAPVLMDWALAKARADGYRRMVLSVFVDNIRAQRFYARYGFTEVGRYEFRVGEQIDDDRIWSLDL; this is translated from the coding sequence GTGATCGCCTATCGCGATGCGGCGCCTGCGGACGGTCCGGCGCTCGCCGGCATGGCGAAGCGCGCCTTCACCGACACTTTCGGTAGCCTGTATCGCGCGTCCGATCTGGCTGCGTTTCTTGATTCCACCTTCGGCGACGAAGGGCTGCCCTCGCACCTCTCCGATCGGCGTTATGCCGTGCGGCTGGCGCGCGACGCGGAAGCGATCGTCGGCTTCGCGAAGCTGGGGCCGGTCGCGTTTCCCGGCGTTTGGGGCGCGGACGTGATCGAGCTGCACCAGCTCTACGTCCTTGGCCCCTGGCAAGGCGAGGGTGTGGCGCCGGTGCTGATGGACTGGGCGCTCGCGAAGGCGCGCGCGGACGGCTATCGCCGGATGGTGCTCAGCGTCTTCGTCGACAACATCCGTGCCCAGCGCTTCTATGCACGCTACGGCTTCACCGAGGTGGGCCGCTACGAATTCCGGGTCGGTGAACAGATCGACGACGATCGCATCTGGAGTCTCGATCTATGA
- a CDS encoding PA2169 family four-helix-bundle protein, which translates to MSNHDISVLNDLIKTTLDSRKGYLDACEDASARFADTFAGLARERSEIASRLQGEVRRQGGDPADDSGVIGAAHRGFMDLKNAVTGTDDTAVVKEVERGEDHIKAKFEKALKDGELTVDARRVIEECYISVKAAHDRMSALKHSMT; encoded by the coding sequence ATGAGCAACCACGACATTTCTGTTCTGAACGATCTCATCAAAACGACGCTCGACAGCCGCAAAGGCTATCTCGACGCGTGCGAGGATGCGTCCGCGCGCTTCGCGGACACTTTCGCGGGACTGGCGCGCGAGCGCAGCGAGATCGCGAGCAGGCTTCAGGGTGAAGTCCGGCGCCAGGGCGGAGACCCGGCGGACGACAGCGGCGTGATCGGCGCTGCGCATCGCGGCTTCATGGATCTGAAGAACGCCGTCACCGGCACCGACGACACGGCGGTCGTAAAGGAAGTCGAGCGCGGCGAGGACCACATCAAGGCCAAGTTCGAAAAGGCGTTGAAGGACGGCGAACTGACCGTCGATGCGCGTCGGGTGATCGAGGAATGCTATATTTCGGTGAAGGCTGCGCATGACCGGATGTCGGCGCTCAAGCATTCGATGACCTGA
- a CDS encoding cystathionine gamma-synthase family protein, with translation MKDETEADMTGITPRRRPKPDIEEIGGRKLKPSTLMMGHGFDPALSEGSLKQPIFATSTFVFPSAAAGKRHFEGITGKRPGGAEGLVYSRFNGPNQEILEDRLAVWEEAEEALAFSSGMSAIATLFLAACNPGDTIIHSGPLYAATETLIGRILGKFGVKFIDFPADASPEEIEQVLRRAGDSRVALIYLESPANPTNMLVDVEAVAAARDKVFADHEEKPPVAIDNTFLGPLWQRPLHHGADIVVYSLTKYAGGHSDLVAGGVLGTKKALDPIRAMRNTIGTICDPNTAWMLCRSLETLELRMSRAGENAAKVCEFLRDHPKVERVGYLGFLKDDAQADIYQRHCTGAGSTFSLYLKGGEAEAFKFLDSLRIAKLAVSLGGTETLASHPAAMTHLSVPEDRKAALGITDNLVRISVGVEDADDLIADFAAALDAI, from the coding sequence ATGAAGGACGAAACCGAAGCCGACATGACCGGCATCACCCCGCGGCGCCGGCCAAAGCCCGATATCGAGGAAATCGGCGGCCGCAAGCTCAAGCCCTCGACTCTGATGATGGGCCATGGTTTTGATCCGGCGCTGTCCGAAGGATCGCTGAAGCAGCCGATCTTCGCGACCTCGACCTTCGTGTTTCCCAGCGCCGCCGCCGGCAAGCGCCATTTCGAAGGGATCACCGGCAAGCGGCCCGGCGGCGCCGAAGGCCTCGTCTATTCGCGCTTCAACGGCCCCAACCAGGAGATCCTCGAGGATCGACTGGCTGTGTGGGAAGAAGCCGAAGAGGCGCTTGCCTTCTCGTCGGGCATGTCGGCGATCGCGACGCTGTTCCTCGCCGCGTGCAATCCCGGCGACACGATCATCCATTCGGGCCCGCTCTATGCGGCGACGGAAACGCTGATCGGCCGCATTCTCGGCAAGTTTGGTGTGAAGTTCATCGACTTTCCTGCCGATGCGAGCCCCGAGGAGATCGAGCAGGTGCTGCGCCGGGCCGGCGACAGCCGCGTGGCGCTGATCTATCTCGAGAGCCCTGCGAACCCGACCAACATGCTGGTCGATGTGGAAGCGGTCGCTGCCGCGCGCGACAAGGTCTTCGCCGATCACGAGGAGAAGCCTCCGGTCGCGATCGACAACACCTTTCTCGGCCCGCTGTGGCAAAGGCCGCTGCATCACGGCGCCGATATCGTGGTGTACAGCCTCACCAAATATGCGGGTGGCCATTCCGATCTGGTGGCGGGCGGCGTGCTCGGCACCAAGAAGGCGCTCGATCCGATCCGCGCGATGCGCAACACGATCGGCACCATCTGCGACCCGAACACTGCCTGGATGCTCTGCCGCAGCCTCGAAACGCTCGAACTGCGCATGAGCCGCGCGGGCGAGAATGCGGCCAAGGTGTGCGAATTCCTGCGCGACCATCCCAAGGTCGAGCGGGTCGGCTATCTCGGATTCCTGAAGGACGATGCGCAGGCGGACATCTATCAGCGGCACTGCACCGGCGCCGGGTCGACTTTCTCGCTGTACCTGAAGGGCGGCGAGGCGGAGGCGTTCAAGTTCCTCGATTCACTCCGAATCGCCAAGCTTGCCGTGAGCCTGGGCGGTACCGAGACGCTGGCGAGTCATCCTGCGGCGATGACGCATCTGTCGGTGCCGGAAGACCGCAAGGCGGCGCTGGGCATCACCGACAATCTGGTGCGCATCTCGGTCGGGGTCGAGGACGCCGACGATCTGATCGCCGATTTCGCCGCCGCGCTCGACGCGATCTGA